In one window of Acidobacteriota bacterium DNA:
- the folP gene encoding dihydropteroate synthase, translated as MGVCSYFLPLFNIHQAERELVKIGVDPTGIEIMASKFLHLPIKLLGLDFRAGNILKQEMLSLGGEAAISRSAFELREGKTDVLLSGTLRQYRLLIEKLKRQPFGLARVGERLSSMIASFGRREIPFKARGKELTLGSRTVIMGVINITPDSFSGDGIYKDPEKAVDRALMMIDSGAEMIDIGGESSRPGAELVSVSEELSRVLPVITKLREKTEALISIDTYKPEVAKEALAVGADIVNDVGGLYQGEKLLPLIREYKAGLIIMHMPNPPERRHKRPPYRDLIGDIVSFFEDKMKEVEEAGVSEEQVVIDPGIGFAKNVEDNYLIIEMLQAFRSLGRPVLVGPSRKSFIGKVLDLPPEERLEGTAGAVAAIVLNRGDIIRVHDVAAMKRVITIAEKIREARM; from the coding sequence ATGGGGGTTTGCTCTTATTTTCTACCCCTGTTCAATATCCACCAGGCTGAAAGAGAACTTGTGAAGATAGGCGTTGATCCTACCGGGATAGAGATAATGGCGTCTAAATTCCTTCATCTCCCCATTAAACTTCTCGGTCTCGATTTTCGAGCAGGGAATATACTTAAGCAGGAGATGCTTTCCTTAGGGGGGGAAGCTGCCATCTCCCGGTCCGCTTTTGAGCTTAGGGAGGGTAAGACCGATGTCCTCCTTTCGGGGACCCTGCGTCAGTATCGATTGCTTATAGAGAAGCTCAAACGCCAGCCGTTTGGACTTGCCAGAGTGGGTGAGAGGCTCTCTTCTATGATCGCCAGTTTCGGAAGAAGGGAGATCCCTTTCAAGGCGAGGGGGAAGGAGCTTACTCTTGGCTCGCGCACCGTTATTATGGGGGTGATCAACATCACCCCGGATTCCTTTTCTGGCGATGGCATTTATAAAGACCCAGAGAAGGCGGTTGACCGCGCTTTGATGATGATCGATTCCGGAGCGGAGATGATCGATATCGGCGGGGAATCCTCCCGTCCCGGAGCGGAGCTCGTCTCCGTCTCCGAGGAGCTTTCCCGAGTGCTTCCGGTGATAACCAAGCTAAGGGAGAAAACAGAGGCTTTGATATCCATAGATACCTATAAGCCGGAGGTGGCGAAAGAGGCGCTTGCTGTGGGAGCGGATATTGTGAACGATGTTGGAGGGCTCTACCAAGGGGAGAAGCTTCTCCCTCTGATTAGGGAGTATAAAGCGGGTTTGATCATAATGCATATGCCGAATCCTCCGGAGAGAAGACATAAACGCCCACCATATCGGGATCTCATCGGCGATATAGTCTCCTTTTTTGAGGATAAGATGAAGGAGGTGGAGGAGGCAGGAGTTTCCGAAGAGCAGGTGGTGATCGATCCCGGTATCGGTTTTGCCAAGAATGTTGAGGATAATTACCTTATAATAGAGATGTTGCAGGCGTTTAGGTCCTTGGGGCGCCCGGTGCTTGTCGGTCCTTCGAGGAAGTCGTTTATCGGGAAGGTGCTTGATCTTCCGCCAGAAGAAAGGCTCGAGGGGACGGCGGGGGCGGTTGCCGCTATCGTGCTCAATCGGGGCGATATCATCCGGGTTCACGATGTGGCGGCGATGAAGAGGGTGATCACCATAGCGGAGAAGATAAGGGAAGCGAGGATGTAG
- the cdaA gene encoding diadenylate cyclase CdaA, with protein sequence MGFFSSFLSISQFTIGDLIDIFLVAFLIYEILLLIRGTRAVQIALGIAFIIVAYYFSQALNLRTLNWLLSNFLSYLVIAIIVLFQAEIRRGLAIFGRNPFAHPRSHLKGMEDVIDEVVLATTTLAGSKIGAIIAFERNIGLRSYIEGGIRLDALVSYDLIVSIFQPKSPIHDGAVIIQGNKIASASCFLPLTSNPYLSRRLGTRHRAAIGLSEETDAVCLVVSEERGEISYAYKGKIRRRLSPVALKRDLYTIFEVEKKKPVGRGFFGWLLKRGEKREEER encoded by the coding sequence ATGGGATTTTTTTCCAGTTTTCTTTCCATATCTCAGTTTACCATAGGTGACCTCATCGATATCTTTCTTGTCGCCTTTCTTATCTATGAGATACTGCTCCTCATTCGGGGTACCCGGGCAGTCCAGATCGCCCTTGGCATCGCCTTCATCATCGTCGCCTACTACTTCTCTCAGGCGCTCAATTTGAGGACGCTCAACTGGCTTCTGAGCAATTTCCTAAGCTACCTGGTGATCGCCATCATCGTCCTTTTCCAGGCGGAGATAAGAAGAGGGCTGGCTATCTTCGGGAGGAATCCCTTTGCCCACCCGCGCTCGCATCTTAAGGGGATGGAGGATGTGATAGATGAGGTGGTGCTGGCTACCACCACCCTTGCTGGGAGCAAGATCGGAGCGATCATCGCCTTTGAGAGGAACATCGGGCTAAGGAGCTACATCGAAGGGGGGATAAGGCTCGATGCTTTGGTGAGTTATGACCTCATCGTCTCCATCTTCCAGCCGAAGTCCCCCATCCATGATGGAGCGGTGATCATCCAGGGGAACAAGATAGCCTCTGCCTCCTGCTTTCTTCCCCTCACCTCCAATCCCTATCTCAGCCGGCGTTTGGGCACAAGGCATCGGGCGGCGATAGGCCTTTCCGAGGAAACGGATGCGGTTTGTCTCGTTGTGTCCGAGGAGAGGGGGGAGATCTCATACGCCTATAAGGGCAAGATAAGGAGGAGGCTTTCACCGGTAGCTTTGAAGCGCGATCTTTACACCATCTTCGAGGTAGAGAAGAAGAAGCCCGTAGGGCGAGGTTTCTTCGGCTGGCTCCTCAAGAGGGGGGAGAAAAGGGAGGAAGAGAGATGA